A single region of the Blastocatellia bacterium genome encodes:
- a CDS encoding DEAD/DEAH box helicase family protein, producing MAAIPLDHKIKSAVAAWREKGYERASIVTQRLLEFWFKEEHWLKDGSEFTFWRAQREAIEALIYVYEVCRYHNLYSLARNFGVSLTFDPTTDNWPKYCFKMATGSGKTFVMALAMVWQYFNRFFRTDNGCRYTSHFLLIAPNLIVLDRLNEAFADNAIFNEFPFIPPEWEADFGLQLVYQSQVTAPHAFGILYLTNVQQLYEDKADEPTNEVQEALGPYVVKGQPLSRIDLEQALSQHRDLLVLNDEAHHVHSDDLEWAKAINRLHDAGHAQSGQGLVMQLDFSAAPYTGAGDRKVFFPHTIYDYPLAAAIRDQVVKRPKIGEIEHAPEPLTKDYVKRNRLQIDTGVEVFRRFQRDFKPTGKKPVLFVMADQTRNADKVGAYLEREHRLKTLVIHTDTAGVITKKDLEKAREAARTIDTNEYEAIVSVMMLKEGWDVKNVCVIVPLRSYESAILAEQTLGRGLRRMSQPHAEWEEKLIVIDHPRFRDLWNAEIQNEDLDIEITEAHRVYEPANIVRVDPAKVQYDLSIPVLTGGITRDVRKIADLDVGTLPAGLFRFDEIELPRVMYREKDLLTQKTDLERELSFDYTDRYDIYLANITKAILSRCAASAQFAEVVPKVRQYIEQRLFDKRVDMANPDIVRKLNHLPVREKIRDVFTDAILRLQVVEEPYQFVERFAASQMESFHTSEPVYPAKKTVFEVLPYPRGFEYEKHFMQYLDEQDEVLAYTKVLPRMPLRIPYHDAQGHLRHYTPDFVAKTANGYFLLEPKGAGWDQHEDTPAKVQAAMEWCQKVSDLTGERWTFVKILQPDFERFQGLSFDQLISACREHR from the coding sequence ATGGCTGCAATCCCTCTCGACCACAAAATCAAATCCGCCGTCGCCGCCTGGCGCGAGAAAGGCTACGAGCGGGCAAGCATTGTCACGCAGCGGCTTCTTGAATTCTGGTTCAAAGAGGAGCACTGGTTGAAGGATGGGAGCGAGTTCACATTCTGGCGCGCCCAGCGCGAGGCCATCGAAGCCCTTATCTACGTCTATGAGGTGTGCCGTTACCACAACCTCTACAGCCTAGCTCGCAACTTTGGCGTCAGCCTCACCTTCGATCCCACCACCGACAACTGGCCCAAATACTGCTTCAAGATGGCTACCGGCTCCGGCAAAACTTTTGTGATGGCGCTGGCCATGGTCTGGCAATACTTCAATCGCTTCTTTCGCACCGATAACGGCTGCCGCTACACCTCTCACTTTCTCCTCATCGCACCTAATCTCATCGTGCTCGACCGGCTCAACGAAGCTTTCGCAGACAACGCCATATTCAACGAGTTTCCTTTCATCCCACCGGAATGGGAAGCGGATTTTGGCTTGCAACTTGTCTACCAGAGCCAGGTCACCGCGCCGCACGCCTTCGGCATTCTATACCTGACCAATGTCCAGCAGCTCTATGAGGACAAGGCTGATGAACCTACCAACGAGGTTCAGGAAGCCCTTGGCCCCTACGTGGTCAAAGGCCAGCCGTTGAGTCGCATAGACTTGGAACAAGCACTCTCACAGCACCGCGACCTTCTCGTGCTCAACGACGAAGCCCACCACGTCCACTCAGATGACCTGGAGTGGGCCAAAGCCATCAACCGTTTGCATGACGCGGGGCATGCCCAGAGCGGTCAGGGCTTGGTGATGCAACTGGACTTTTCAGCCGCGCCATACACCGGTGCGGGCGATCGCAAGGTTTTCTTCCCCCATACGATCTACGACTACCCTCTGGCAGCCGCCATCCGGGACCAGGTGGTCAAGCGTCCTAAGATTGGCGAGATTGAGCACGCGCCGGAGCCGCTGACAAAGGACTACGTCAAACGGAACCGGCTGCAAATTGATACGGGGGTCGAAGTCTTTCGGCGATTCCAACGCGACTTCAAGCCGACCGGCAAAAAGCCGGTTCTCTTTGTCATGGCCGACCAAACGCGCAACGCCGACAAGGTAGGCGCATATCTAGAGCGCGAGCATCGGCTCAAGACTCTGGTCATCCACACCGACACAGCGGGGGTCATCACCAAGAAGGACCTGGAGAAGGCACGGGAGGCCGCTCGTACCATTGACACCAATGAGTACGAGGCGATTGTGAGCGTGATGATGCTCAAGGAAGGGTGGGACGTCAAGAACGTTTGCGTCATCGTTCCACTGCGCTCCTACGAGTCAGCCATTCTGGCTGAGCAAACCCTGGGTCGGGGTTTACGGCGAATGAGCCAGCCGCACGCGGAGTGGGAAGAGAAACTCATCGTCATTGATCATCCCCGCTTCCGCGACCTATGGAACGCTGAGATTCAGAACGAAGACCTGGACATCGAAATCACCGAAGCCCACCGCGTCTATGAACCCGCTAATATTGTGCGCGTAGACCCGGCTAAGGTTCAGTACGATCTCTCGATTCCCGTTCTCACTGGCGGCATCACCCGCGACGTGCGCAAGATAGCTGATCTGGACGTGGGCACGCTGCCAGCGGGCCTCTTTCGTTTTGACGAGATTGAGCTGCCTCGCGTCATGTACCGGGAGAAGGACTTGCTCACTCAAAAGACAGATCTGGAACGGGAGTTATCCTTCGATTACACCGACCGCTACGACATCTATCTGGCTAACATCACCAAGGCGATTCTCTCTCGATGCGCTGCCTCCGCCCAGTTTGCCGAGGTGGTGCCCAAGGTGCGGCAGTATATTGAGCAGCGTCTTTTCGACAAGCGCGTGGATATGGCAAACCCGGACATTGTGCGCAAACTCAATCATCTCCCGGTTCGGGAGAAGATTCGAGATGTCTTCACTGACGCCATCTTGCGGCTTCAAGTCGTTGAGGAGCCCTATCAGTTTGTCGAGCGGTTCGCGGCAAGTCAGATGGAATCCTTTCATACTTCTGAGCCGGTCTATCCGGCGAAAAAGACCGTCTTTGAAGTCTTGCCCTACCCGCGCGGCTTTGAATACGAGAAGCACTTTATGCAGTATCTTGATGAGCAGGATGAGGTGCTGGCCTACACCAAGGTGCTGCCGCGAATGCCTCTGCGAATCCCGTACCACGACGCCCAAGGTCACCTACGCCACTACACGCCAGATTTTGTTGCCAAAACCGCTAACGGCTATTTCTTGCTGGAGCCGAAAGGCGCTGGGTGGGATCAGCACGAGGATACACCGGCGAAGGTTCAAGCTGCTATGGAGTGGTGCCAGAAGGTTTCAGATCTGACCGGTGAACGTTGGACATTCGTGAAGATCCTTCAGCCGGATTTCGAGCGGTTTCAGGGTTTATCGTTCGATCAACTCATATCGGCCTGTCGTGAGCACAGATAG
- a CDS encoding nucleoside hydrolase gives MVRWSCPVFGKRILAFLVILPLLPGSRSALATPRILLIDTDAGSDDLIALLYLLRASAPSSWTVRGITVSNGLAHPPQGARNILRLLQAAGYAGIPVAVGRAEPLEGEHAFPDAWRRRADALYGLDLDEASAKPVSIPASEFLLEQIRASPSRVRIIVLGPLTNIAQAIQADPTIVRKIERLVIMGGAVFVPGNAPQERSVAEWNFYIDPLAGRIVFTSGVAITLVPLDASRQVPLDEAFVSEFTRRALTPEGRLVSRLLEAERDLIGQGQYFAWDPLAAMLALQPDVGRTRRLALVVMLRPSVRGQTRVMPGRKANVAVYVSVDPARFRQNFLAAFLPR, from the coding sequence ATGGTGCGATGGTCTTGCCCCGTGTTCGGGAAGCGAATTCTCGCTTTCCTGGTGATCCTTCCGCTCTTGCCGGGGAGTCGGTCGGCCCTCGCCACGCCTCGCATTCTCCTGATTGATACCGATGCCGGATCGGATGATCTGATCGCGCTGCTCTACCTTCTGCGGGCGAGCGCGCCATCGTCCTGGACGGTTCGGGGGATCACCGTGTCTAACGGATTGGCCCATCCGCCGCAGGGAGCGCGCAACATCCTTCGTCTTCTGCAGGCCGCCGGTTATGCGGGAATCCCCGTCGCCGTGGGTCGCGCTGAGCCGCTTGAGGGAGAGCACGCGTTCCCCGACGCCTGGCGCCGACGCGCCGACGCGCTCTACGGACTCGATCTGGATGAAGCGTCGGCGAAGCCGGTCAGCATTCCGGCTTCGGAGTTCCTCCTGGAGCAAATTCGCGCCAGCCCCTCCCGCGTGCGGATCATCGTTCTCGGCCCGCTGACGAACATCGCCCAAGCAATCCAGGCCGATCCGACGATTGTTCGCAAGATCGAACGCCTGGTGATCATGGGAGGAGCCGTTTTCGTTCCGGGGAACGCGCCGCAAGAGAGAAGCGTCGCCGAGTGGAATTTTTACATTGATCCGCTGGCCGGGCGTATTGTTTTCACGTCCGGCGTGGCCATCACGCTGGTTCCCCTCGACGCATCGCGCCAGGTCCCCCTGGATGAGGCGTTCGTTTCCGAATTCACCCGACGCGCCCTCACGCCGGAAGGGCGGCTGGTGAGCCGACTCCTGGAGGCCGAGCGGGACCTCATCGGTCAAGGGCAATATTTCGCCTGGGATCCGCTGGCGGCGATGCTGGCTCTCCAGCCGGACGTCGGTCGCACGCGTCGTCTGGCGCTCGTGGTGATGCTGCGACCATCGGTTCGAGGACAAACCCGCGTCATGCCCGGACGCAAAGCCAATGTCGCCGTGTATGTCAGCGTTGATCCCGCGCGCTTCCGACAGAATTTCCTGGCCGCTTTTCTGCCCCGTTGA
- the atpA gene encoding F0F1 ATP synthase subunit alpha produces MEKIRSDEIADIIRQQIENFESQLVVDEVGWVVKVGDGIAEIYGVEKVMAGELLALPHDVYGLALNLEEDKVGAVLFGEYHLIKEGDEVRRTRRIMSVPVGEALIGRVVDALGRPLDGRGPIITDTYNPVERLAPGVVDRRPVKEPLQTGLKAIDALIPIGRGQRELILGDRQTGKTAIAIDTIINQKGKDVICIYVAIGQKKSTIAHVVKTLEEYGAMAYTIVVSAAASDPAAMQYLAPYAGCAMGEYFRDRGQHALVIYDDLSKHAAAYREISLLLRRPPGREAYPGDVFYLHSRLLERAAKLNDEFGGGSLTALPIIETQLGDVSAYIPTNVISITDGQIYLESDLFHAGIRPAINVGISVSRVGGSAQIKAMKQVAGSLKLELAQYRELAAFAQFGSELDKVTLAQLNRGRRLTELLKQDQYKPMDVEKQIVVIWAGTNGYLDDIDVEDVRAFEEGFLRFVENSHGGLLEKIRTRQQIDDEILAELKEAVTEFKARFVAEKRAAVAAHR; encoded by the coding sequence ATGGAAAAAATCAGATCGGATGAGATTGCCGACATCATCCGTCAGCAAATCGAAAATTTCGAGAGTCAGCTCGTCGTGGATGAGGTGGGCTGGGTTGTTAAGGTGGGCGACGGCATCGCCGAAATCTACGGCGTGGAAAAGGTGATGGCGGGCGAGCTGCTGGCCCTGCCGCATGATGTCTATGGACTGGCGCTCAATCTGGAGGAGGACAAAGTCGGTGCCGTTCTCTTCGGCGAGTACCACCTGATCAAAGAAGGCGATGAGGTGCGGCGCACCCGACGCATTATGTCGGTGCCCGTTGGCGAGGCTCTCATTGGACGGGTCGTAGATGCGCTCGGGCGCCCGCTCGACGGACGCGGCCCCATCATCACCGACACCTACAATCCGGTGGAACGGCTGGCTCCCGGAGTCGTGGACCGTCGTCCGGTCAAGGAGCCGCTTCAGACGGGACTCAAGGCCATTGATGCCCTCATTCCCATCGGGCGCGGTCAGCGCGAGTTGATCCTCGGCGACCGTCAGACCGGCAAAACGGCCATCGCCATTGACACCATCATTAACCAGAAGGGCAAGGATGTCATCTGCATCTACGTCGCCATCGGGCAGAAGAAGTCCACCATTGCCCATGTGGTGAAGACGCTGGAGGAGTACGGCGCGATGGCCTACACGATCGTCGTCTCGGCGGCGGCGTCGGATCCGGCGGCCATGCAGTATCTGGCTCCCTACGCCGGCTGCGCCATGGGCGAGTACTTCCGCGATCGCGGTCAACACGCGCTGGTCATCTACGACGATCTGTCCAAGCACGCTGCCGCCTATCGAGAGATCAGTCTGCTGTTGCGTCGTCCTCCCGGACGCGAGGCTTACCCCGGCGACGTTTTCTATCTCCACTCGCGCCTGCTGGAGCGGGCCGCGAAACTCAACGATGAATTCGGCGGGGGATCGCTCACGGCGTTGCCGATCATCGAGACGCAACTGGGCGATGTCTCGGCCTACATTCCGACCAACGTCATCTCCATCACCGATGGCCAGATTTATCTGGAGAGCGATCTCTTTCATGCCGGGATTCGTCCGGCCATCAACGTGGGCATCTCGGTCTCCCGCGTCGGCGGGTCGGCCCAGATCAAGGCGATGAAGCAGGTCGCGGGCTCGCTCAAGCTGGAGCTGGCTCAGTATCGCGAGCTGGCGGCCTTTGCTCAGTTCGGCTCGGAGCTGGATAAGGTTACGCTCGCTCAACTCAATCGCGGGCGACGGTTGACCGAGCTGCTCAAGCAGGATCAGTACAAACCCATGGATGTGGAAAAGCAGATCGTCGTCATCTGGGCGGGCACCAACGGCTATCTCGATGATATTGATGTGGAAGACGTGCGCGCTTTCGAGGAAGGCTTTCTCCGCTTTGTGGAAAACAGCCACGGTGGGTTGCTGGAGAAGATTCGCACACGCCAGCAGATTGATGATGAGATCCTCGCCGAATTGAAAGAGGCCGTCACCGAATTCAAGGCCCGCTTTGTGGCCGAGAAGCGAGCGGCCGTCGCGGCCCATCGCTAG
- the atpG gene encoding ATP synthase F1 subunit gamma: MPSMQDLRRRIRAVRNMQQVTRAMKMVSAAKLRRAQERVVAARPYAQRMTDVLSELARRSEGYTHPLLEPRGDNHLLLVLVTADKGLCGAFNTNLIRAAQDFIQRQADKKIELVCIGRKGRDFFRRQGVPIRADYTGVTDRQVDVAVARQIAEYLIKEFLTAVETTDRVVVLYNEFKSALRQEIVIEQLLPISGLRAAEEPAPREVFIDYLYEQPPAEIFGRLLPRYVEAEIYRVLLESAASEHGARMVAMDNATKNAEEMIGSLTLQMNRVRQATITKQIIEVVSGAAALEEMAAR; this comes from the coding sequence ATGCCGAGCATGCAGGACTTGCGCCGACGGATTCGCGCCGTGCGCAACATGCAGCAGGTCACGCGCGCGATGAAGATGGTGTCGGCGGCCAAACTGCGACGGGCGCAAGAGCGCGTCGTGGCCGCCCGGCCCTACGCTCAACGCATGACCGATGTCCTCAGCGAGCTGGCCCGCCGAAGCGAAGGCTATACCCATCCGCTGCTGGAGCCGCGCGGGGACAATCATCTGTTGCTCGTCCTGGTGACGGCGGATAAAGGTCTCTGCGGCGCATTCAACACCAACCTCATTCGCGCGGCCCAGGACTTCATTCAGCGTCAGGCCGACAAGAAGATCGAACTCGTCTGCATTGGTCGAAAAGGACGCGATTTCTTCCGCCGTCAGGGCGTCCCCATTCGCGCCGACTACACCGGCGTCACCGACCGGCAGGTGGATGTGGCCGTCGCCCGCCAGATCGCCGAGTACCTCATCAAGGAGTTCCTCACAGCCGTCGAGACGACTGACCGGGTCGTCGTCCTTTACAACGAATTCAAGTCAGCCCTGCGGCAGGAGATCGTCATCGAGCAACTTCTCCCCATCTCCGGGCTTCGCGCGGCGGAGGAGCCGGCACCCCGGGAGGTTTTCATTGATTACCTCTACGAGCAACCGCCCGCCGAGATTTTCGGTCGTCTCCTGCCTCGTTATGTCGAAGCGGAAATCTATCGCGTGCTCCTGGAGTCGGCGGCTTCCGAGCATGGCGCTCGAATGGTGGCCATGGACAATGCCACGAAGAATGCCGAGGAGATGATCGGCAGTCTCACCCTCCAGATGAATCGCGTGCGTCAGGCCACCATCACCAAGCAGATCATCGAAGTCGTCAGCGGAGCCGCCGCCCTCGAAGAAATGGCCGCTCGCTGA
- a CDS encoding HEPN domain-containing protein, giving the protein MSFDWLEYLDLARELAGQTTAASTQEAKWRSAISRAYYAAFCKARNCLRDKQGLSIPRTGQAHRIVWRQFKNSPDKSRKRIGENLRRLLNDRRQTDYEDVVSNLPVLTHKAVTRASEVVSVLGKL; this is encoded by the coding sequence ATGAGCTTTGACTGGCTGGAATACCTTGACCTTGCTCGCGAGCTGGCAGGACAAACAACGGCCGCTTCGACTCAGGAGGCCAAATGGCGCTCTGCTATCAGTCGAGCCTATTATGCCGCTTTCTGCAAAGCACGAAATTGCTTGCGCGATAAACAAGGGCTTTCAATCCCTCGTACAGGCCAAGCTCATAGGATTGTCTGGCGGCAGTTTAAGAATAGCCCCGACAAGTCACGCAAGCGAATCGGAGAAAACTTAAGGCGCCTGCTCAACGACCGAAGGCAGACAGATTATGAGGACGTTGTCAGCAACCTACCGGTTCTCACCCATAAAGCCGTGACGCGAGCTTCTGAAGTGGTCTCTGTGTTGGGCAAACTGTGA